The Alkalihalobacillus sp. TS-13 genome includes a region encoding these proteins:
- the pabA gene encoding aminodeoxychorismate/anthranilate synthase component II, which yields MIVMIDNYDSFTYNLVQYLGELGEELIVRRNDDITIEEIEELSPSYLMISPGPCSPNEAGVSLKVIEYFAGKIPILGVCLGHQSIAQVFGGKVIRAERLMHGKTSPIRHNGKTLYEGLPEEIIATRYHSLIVERETLPDCFEITAETVEGEIMGIRHKSFPIEGVQFHPESIMTPDGKKLLRNFTNTYGREMTCTSI from the coding sequence ATGATAGTCATGATCGATAATTACGACTCCTTCACGTATAATCTCGTTCAATATTTAGGAGAACTTGGGGAAGAGCTGATTGTCAGACGAAATGATGATATTACGATAGAAGAAATCGAAGAATTGAGTCCAAGTTATTTGATGATTTCTCCAGGGCCATGCAGTCCGAATGAAGCGGGGGTCAGCTTGAAGGTGATCGAGTATTTTGCTGGAAAAATCCCTATACTCGGAGTATGTCTCGGCCATCAGTCGATTGCTCAAGTATTCGGGGGCAAAGTCATCCGCGCAGAACGTTTGATGCACGGAAAGACCTCGCCTATCCGGCATAATGGTAAAACCCTTTATGAGGGGCTGCCTGAGGAAATCATTGCGACGCGGTATCATTCCTTGATCGTAGAGCGGGAAACCCTGCCTGACTGTTTTGAAATCACAGCAGAAACAGTGGAAGGCGAGATCATGGGCATCCGTCATAAGTCCTTCCCAATAGAAGGGGTACAATTTCACCCGGAATCGATTATGACTCCAGACGGTAAGAAGCTGTTACGGAACTTCACCAACACATATGGGCGTGAAATGACATGTACATCTATTTAA